One Streptomyces sp. CG4 genomic window, ACGATGACTTCTCTGGTCGTCTTCCTGATGCCCCTGCCACACGTCACGTGGGCTGCTCTGATTGTCTTCCTCGTGGCCGCGGCCTTCACCGCCTGGTGGGAGTTGCGCCGCTCTGCGCCCTTCTTCGACCTGCGGGGCCTGGCCTCCAACGGTGCCCTGGCCCGCACCTACCTGCGCCAGGCCCTCACTCTGCTCGGCGTCTACTCGATGATGTTCGGCCTGACCCAGTGGATGGAAGCCGCCTACGGTCTGTCCACTCTGGAGACGGGCCTGATGCTGCTGCCGATGGGAGCCGTTTCCGCCCTGCTCTCCCGGCCACTCGCCCGCCGCAACCTGGTCCGTGGACCGGTGATCGCCTCCGCACTGAGCATGCTGCTCGGATCGGCCGGCATCATGCTGCTCGACTCCGGCAGCCCGGTCATCGCGCTCGTGCTGGTCTCGCTCGTCTTCGGCGTCACCAGCGCGACCACGACCGTCGGCAACCAGACAGCGCTCTATCAAGCGGCGCCCGCCGACCAGATCGGCACCGCCTCCGGCCTGTTCCGCACCTTCGGCTACCTCGGCACCATCACGTCGTCCGTGATCGGCGGCATCGTCTTCCGCGACGGCGCAAGTGACCAGGGTCTGCATTCCCTCGGCCTCGTCCTGGTGGTGGCGGGTGTCGCCGTCCTCCTCCTGACCGTGCTCGACCGCCGCCTCATGCGCCGCGTCACAACATCCTGACCGACACGCCCCTTCCCGAACCCCGGCTCAACATCCGCAAGGAGCACCACACATGACCACCCCCATCCTCCCCGCCCCGATAGCCAAGCGGACCGCACTGCTGGCCATGGACTTTCAGAACGGCATCGTTCCTCTCGCTC contains:
- a CDS encoding MFS transporter, encoding MRAGTAEVDSISTGAIRNPFTWAFTTPLYVGASLNPINSSIIATALVPIATELNVAVGATAVLVSSLYLASAVAQPTAGKLAEVLGARRVFLAGIVLVLLGGVIGSPGQNLAMLTVARVLIGLGTSAAFPCAMVMIRRRAEQAGLDQPPGGVLGGLAIAGMATAAIGPPIGGLLVGAAGWRWAFLINIPVTLIALVMALRLPKDPQREAAQSGLRQIAARIDLFGIIGFATTMTSLVVFLMPLPHVTWAALIVFLVAAAFTAWWELRRSAPFFDLRGLASNGALARTYLRQALTLLGVYSMMFGLTQWMEAAYGLSTLETGLMLLPMGAVSALLSRPLARRNLVRGPVIASALSMLLGSAGIMLLDSGSPVIALVLVSLVFGVTSATTTVGNQTALYQAAPADQIGTASGLFRTFGYLGTITSSVIGGIVFRDGASDQGLHSLGLVLVVAGVAVLLLTVLDRRLMRRVTTS